One segment of Rhodopirellula baltica SH 1 DNA contains the following:
- a CDS encoding TIGR03009 domain-containing protein, which yields MMRLNFSVIHRPFSTRAAFLAVLTGVAGFMVTTSQPVMAQGRAAAPAQTQQTAAPTNPNAAPFAPLSAAEQQRLDQILAAWEQQSKGTKTLECDFKRWHFDLFAAPANVYANKAEGVIKYANPDKGLFQVKAVVSYDGMDEKGQPKYSAKPGLYGEHWVCTGTELKEFDHATKQCKIQQLPPDMQGQRIIESPLPFVFNADAKQIKQRYWVQPMHSPKPELILIAAYPKHQADRAQYKVVQIALDAKTFLPQALIMYAPNFNPKTQPKWDHYEFTNVKRNSIQASLQKFFMQSFIEQEPPSDWKVFRDNYNGPPQLAEGESQGRLK from the coding sequence ATGATGCGTTTGAATTTTTCGGTGATTCACCGACCGTTCTCCACACGTGCAGCGTTTCTGGCTGTCTTGACTGGTGTCGCTGGCTTCATGGTCACCACCAGTCAACCTGTGATGGCACAAGGCCGCGCCGCCGCACCTGCTCAAACACAGCAAACCGCCGCTCCCACCAATCCAAACGCAGCACCGTTTGCACCGCTGAGTGCGGCCGAGCAACAACGTCTCGATCAAATCTTGGCAGCTTGGGAACAGCAAAGCAAAGGCACCAAGACACTTGAGTGCGATTTCAAACGCTGGCACTTTGATCTCTTTGCCGCACCCGCGAATGTCTATGCGAACAAAGCCGAAGGCGTCATCAAATACGCCAATCCCGACAAAGGCTTGTTCCAAGTCAAAGCGGTCGTCAGCTACGACGGCATGGACGAAAAAGGACAACCGAAGTACTCCGCCAAACCAGGCCTGTATGGCGAACACTGGGTTTGCACCGGCACCGAACTGAAAGAATTCGACCACGCAACCAAGCAGTGCAAGATCCAACAGTTGCCACCCGACATGCAGGGACAACGCATCATCGAAAGCCCGTTGCCGTTTGTCTTCAATGCGGATGCTAAACAGATCAAACAACGGTACTGGGTCCAACCAATGCACTCACCCAAACCTGAATTGATCTTGATCGCGGCTTACCCGAAACACCAAGCCGACCGTGCTCAATACAAAGTCGTGCAAATCGCCTTGGACGCCAAAACGTTCTTGCCGCAAGCTTTGATCATGTACGCTCCCAACTTCAACCCAAAGACTCAACCGAAGTGGGACCACTACGAGTTCACCAACGTCAAACGAAACTCGATCCAAGCTAGTTTGCAAAAGTTCTTCATGCAGAGCTTCATCGAACAGGAACCACCATCCGATTGGAAGGTCTTCCGCGACAACTACAATGGCCCACCACAATTGGCCGAAGGCGAATCTCAAGGTCGCTTGAAGTAG
- a CDS encoding polysaccharide lyase, translating into MSTTIADHGGYAWVSSVDGELSNGEGACNNDRVWVQPPGTPSVGDAFLRAYLLTGESVHFQAATDVAKALIEGQLASGGWNYFIEFDPELRAKIPYRVGVRSKVGKMAHTPEPGGWEIWRQRKFKNNTTVLDDNTTSAAVSFLLNLQAAMEVSNQPASSTLSGTIDVALESTRLAQFPIGAWCHNYDRMPVQQPSVSHYPIIDASYPEDWSRTWTKKYAGCYLLNDSITQDMIGMMLLAWKTTGDDRYRDCAIRGGEFLLRAQMPEPQPAWAQQYDRHMHPVWDRKFEPPAIAGHESQTVLETLMDLYEATQDARFLKPIEPAIAYLKSCLRPDGGMPRYTELKTNKPLYFNLKYEMTNDDSEMPDHYGFVGESRLDSIELRYRRLRDGTTEKAAKISANRIAEILAAQHADGGWREPGFVRDPEGRKVTPKEGVIQSATFVKNMGLLCDYLESETGSSTP; encoded by the coding sequence ATGTCCACGACCATTGCCGATCATGGCGGATACGCATGGGTCAGCAGCGTTGATGGTGAACTCAGCAATGGAGAAGGAGCATGCAACAACGACCGAGTCTGGGTTCAACCGCCCGGTACGCCGTCGGTTGGGGACGCGTTTCTGAGAGCATATTTGCTGACGGGCGAATCGGTGCATTTCCAAGCGGCAACCGATGTTGCAAAAGCGTTGATAGAAGGGCAGCTTGCTTCGGGTGGATGGAATTACTTCATCGAGTTTGATCCGGAACTGCGAGCCAAGATTCCCTATCGAGTCGGAGTGCGTTCCAAAGTCGGCAAAATGGCACACACGCCCGAACCCGGTGGCTGGGAGATTTGGCGGCAGCGAAAATTCAAAAACAACACAACGGTCTTGGACGACAACACGACATCCGCGGCTGTGTCCTTCCTGCTGAATCTTCAGGCGGCGATGGAGGTGTCCAACCAACCTGCTTCATCGACTTTGTCCGGGACCATTGATGTCGCATTGGAGTCGACTCGTTTGGCCCAGTTCCCGATTGGTGCCTGGTGTCACAACTACGATCGCATGCCGGTTCAACAGCCGAGCGTCTCGCACTACCCGATCATTGATGCCAGCTACCCGGAGGATTGGTCTCGCACGTGGACGAAGAAATACGCCGGTTGCTATTTGTTGAATGACAGCATTACCCAAGACATGATCGGAATGATGTTGTTGGCCTGGAAAACGACCGGTGATGATCGTTATCGAGATTGCGCGATTCGTGGCGGCGAGTTTTTACTGCGTGCTCAGATGCCCGAACCACAACCTGCGTGGGCCCAGCAATACGATCGACACATGCACCCGGTTTGGGATCGAAAGTTCGAGCCACCCGCCATCGCAGGTCACGAATCGCAAACCGTTCTCGAGACATTGATGGACTTGTATGAAGCAACTCAGGACGCGAGGTTTCTAAAGCCGATTGAACCGGCGATCGCGTATCTGAAATCTTGTTTGCGACCCGATGGCGGAATGCCGCGGTACACCGAGCTGAAGACCAACAAGCCGTTGTATTTCAATTTGAAGTACGAGATGACCAATGATGATTCGGAGATGCCTGATCACTATGGATTCGTCGGTGAATCGAGGTTGGATTCGATCGAGCTTCGTTACCGCCGTCTGCGTGATGGCACCACAGAAAAAGCCGCCAAGATTTCCGCGAATCGAATCGCAGAAATATTGGCGGCTCAGCATGCTGATGGAGGCTGGCGAGAACCGGGGTTTGTTCGCGATCCCGAGGGTCGCAAAGTGACGCCAAAGGAAGGAGTCATTCAGTCCGCAACGTTTGTAAAAAACATGGGATTGCTTTGCGACTATTTGGAATCCGAGACCGGTTCGTCGACGCCTTGA
- a CDS encoding PA14 domain-containing protein, with protein sequence MRRIPNLVRASTFSCPGIFAGMGMIFRIGAAASFALLACMAQPVPAAESSSLDSVIAEDPVLSAGLKIYAEQCLQCHGEKGSGTEDFYPDPLVGDGSIGELTEIIVDTMPEEDPDLCVGEEAAAVAAYIHHAFYSEAAQIRNRPPRQSLQRLTGTQFRQSLSDLYAHFAGLQETTWENHQSKHGLSVSIYEGKGWKKENRKIERVDSVVDFDFGKEGPGEGVPWDEFHAHWDGGLRVEQTGRYEIVVRSKTSFTMDFGHDSKQLIDNHVQSEGRNEFRRTLLLTGGRVYPLEIDLNQRKRKGETPPASISLSWVPPGGIETIIPASALVPGWSPPALQLSTTMPPDDSSYGFERGISVDVAWDSAVTEGAIEFAVAMRDQLWNEYVRKHRKDERSREEKLKDFLSDFVTVAHRGNAEAVHPERIVVPAIEAFEDETDITKSVVLMTLKSPRFLYPSLDADRTVSQQVANRLALVLHDSLPSEGWLQDRIKKDQLRDEQSIRRAAERMLDDARTRVKLKQMLYHWMELGPEDDLRKDDEKYPGFSEELIADLRTSLDQFLDATVWSETSDFRQLLAADWSFTNQRLADFYGEAWKPAKSGDENTDEQNGSGTWTQSVRDPNIHVGVLTHPLVMARLSYHSATSPIHRGVFLIRHVMGRTLRPPNEAFSPLSPDLHPDLTTRERVALQTSPESCQICHSRINPLGFALEHFDAVGRFREKDMNKNVDASGSYLTRDDERIEFEGARGLAEVAIANPDTHRAFVTRMFQYFVKQPVASYGTHGLDELTESFRQSDFNIKKLMVDIAVIAASDALPDSEPKKKQPKNNQTAGA encoded by the coding sequence ATGCGACGCATTCCAAATTTGGTACGCGCCTCCACCTTCTCCTGCCCAGGCATTTTTGCCGGCATGGGGATGATCTTTCGGATCGGTGCGGCCGCATCATTCGCTTTGCTCGCTTGCATGGCTCAGCCGGTTCCGGCCGCCGAAAGCAGCTCGCTCGATTCAGTGATCGCTGAAGATCCCGTTTTGTCGGCGGGGCTGAAGATCTATGCCGAGCAATGTCTGCAGTGCCATGGTGAAAAGGGATCGGGAACGGAAGATTTCTATCCGGATCCTTTGGTGGGTGATGGATCGATCGGTGAATTGACCGAGATCATCGTGGACACGATGCCCGAGGAAGATCCCGATCTCTGCGTCGGTGAGGAAGCGGCGGCTGTGGCGGCTTACATCCATCATGCCTTCTACAGTGAAGCGGCGCAGATTCGTAATCGTCCGCCGCGACAATCCTTACAGCGTTTGACCGGAACTCAGTTTCGTCAAAGCCTGTCGGACTTGTACGCCCACTTCGCGGGGCTCCAAGAGACGACTTGGGAAAACCACCAATCGAAACACGGTTTGTCGGTTTCTATTTACGAGGGCAAAGGTTGGAAGAAGGAGAACCGAAAGATCGAACGAGTCGATTCGGTTGTTGATTTTGACTTTGGCAAAGAAGGCCCCGGCGAAGGTGTTCCTTGGGACGAATTTCATGCTCACTGGGATGGTGGATTGCGTGTCGAGCAAACCGGTCGCTATGAGATCGTGGTCCGAAGCAAAACGTCGTTCACGATGGACTTTGGTCACGATTCGAAGCAGTTGATCGACAACCATGTCCAATCAGAAGGTCGCAATGAATTTCGGCGTACGTTGTTGCTGACCGGTGGGCGGGTTTATCCGCTTGAGATCGACCTCAACCAACGCAAGAGAAAAGGTGAAACGCCACCGGCAAGCATCTCGCTTTCTTGGGTTCCTCCAGGTGGCATTGAAACAATCATTCCTGCTTCGGCGTTGGTCCCGGGTTGGAGTCCACCTGCGTTGCAACTTTCCACGACCATGCCGCCCGACGACAGTTCCTACGGGTTCGAACGAGGTATCTCGGTCGACGTCGCTTGGGATTCAGCCGTGACGGAAGGTGCGATCGAGTTCGCCGTCGCGATGCGAGACCAGTTGTGGAACGAATACGTTCGGAAGCATCGAAAGGATGAGCGTTCTCGGGAAGAGAAACTCAAAGACTTTCTGTCTGACTTCGTCACGGTTGCTCACCGGGGAAATGCGGAAGCGGTCCATCCCGAACGCATTGTGGTTCCTGCGATCGAAGCGTTTGAAGACGAAACCGACATCACTAAGTCCGTCGTGTTGATGACGCTGAAGTCACCGCGGTTTTTGTATCCCAGCCTTGATGCGGATCGGACGGTTTCGCAGCAGGTTGCCAATCGTTTGGCACTAGTGTTGCACGACTCACTGCCATCGGAGGGTTGGTTGCAGGATCGAATCAAGAAAGACCAGCTGCGGGACGAACAATCGATTCGCAGGGCGGCGGAGCGGATGCTCGATGACGCTCGGACTCGAGTGAAACTGAAGCAAATGCTTTATCACTGGATGGAACTTGGTCCCGAGGACGACCTTCGCAAAGACGATGAGAAGTACCCCGGTTTCAGCGAAGAGTTGATCGCGGATCTGAGGACCTCGCTTGATCAGTTCCTGGACGCAACGGTGTGGAGTGAGACCAGCGATTTTCGGCAACTGTTGGCGGCCGATTGGTCGTTCACGAATCAACGTTTGGCGGATTTTTATGGAGAAGCTTGGAAGCCGGCCAAATCCGGTGATGAGAATACGGACGAGCAGAATGGATCCGGCACGTGGACTCAATCGGTTCGTGACCCGAACATTCATGTCGGTGTGTTGACTCATCCGTTGGTGATGGCTCGGTTGTCATACCATTCGGCGACATCCCCGATTCACCGCGGCGTGTTTTTGATTCGCCACGTGATGGGGCGCACCCTACGGCCACCCAACGAAGCGTTCTCGCCACTCAGCCCGGATTTGCATCCGGATCTGACGACCCGTGAACGAGTGGCGTTGCAAACCAGTCCTGAAAGCTGCCAGATCTGTCATTCACGAATCAACCCGCTTGGGTTTGCACTCGAGCATTTTGACGCGGTTGGCAGGTTCCGCGAAAAAGACATGAACAAGAATGTCGACGCATCGGGCAGTTACCTGACTCGCGACGACGAACGAATCGAATTCGAAGGGGCTCGTGGATTGGCCGAAGTGGCGATCGCGAATCCGGACACACACCGAGCCTTCGTGACTCGGATGTTTCAGTATTTTGTCAAGCAACCGGTGGCCTCCTATGGCACCCATGGCTTGGACGAGTTGACGGAATCATTTCGGCAATCCGACTTCAATATCAAAAAGTTGATGGTCGACATTGCTGTGATCGCGGCGAGCGACGCCTTGCCAGATTCAGAGCCTAAGAAGAAACAACCTAAGAACAATCAAACGGCGGGAGCTTGA
- a CDS encoding MutS family DNA mismatch repair protein — MSDYASQIETIDHDLKDLETSDSRFAVWRMVFFVGLVLGIGFSLTTQHTIWICVAAGSLIAFLVTVVRNETVREQMQLLRNHSRTLHRLQARLQRDWKSLARDSVGIRSSEIQLTPEQQALAGDLDLVGDASLFQLTSMAATTPGVRTLANWLCSPVDPPLAKDRHSSVKYLADQPENRLRFYVLARDIGGSTGDPESFVQWSKEPNWLPPHRWLIPWGNFTAVVAILIVFGMIFGTITDQEDAARMGMYALIGIAVLNLAIGSFLLGPVAAIFQIAMASRRSVNDYAELFDAANWLPESPTDPAGPTAHIRRTLLSDDEDSHSASQGMRELAKIARMGGLKQTASTFLLYLPLQAFWLWDVRVLRRLEGWKSRYSSQIPEWFDALGELEALMSIAALQHDSPNWSSPQWLEEESTIAFQGLGHPLLKDEARITNDVTIGPTGTLLLVTGSNMSGKSTMLRSAGLNVALAMAGGPVCCRHMSLPPVEMGTSIRVSDDLSQGVSYYMAELNRLSAVVTHARKLAEQRAAGSTNRIQFFLLDEILQGTNSRERQIAVARVLRFLVDAGAIGAITTHDLELADDPELMKLAHTVHFRETITPDASGDERMTFDYKMRDGVSPTTNALRLLEIVGLGEK, encoded by the coding sequence ATGTCCGACTACGCTTCCCAGATCGAGACCATCGATCACGATTTGAAGGATCTCGAAACTTCCGACTCACGTTTTGCCGTTTGGCGAATGGTGTTTTTCGTCGGGCTGGTTCTGGGCATCGGTTTTTCACTCACCACCCAACACACGATTTGGATCTGCGTGGCCGCAGGATCCTTGATCGCATTTTTGGTGACCGTCGTTCGCAACGAAACCGTTCGCGAACAAATGCAGTTGCTTCGCAACCACTCACGAACCTTGCATCGATTGCAGGCCAGATTGCAACGTGATTGGAAATCGCTCGCTCGCGATAGTGTTGGCATTCGCTCGTCGGAGATCCAACTCACGCCCGAGCAACAAGCATTGGCGGGTGACCTTGATCTGGTTGGTGACGCATCGCTGTTCCAGTTGACTTCCATGGCCGCGACCACGCCCGGCGTTCGAACGTTGGCGAATTGGTTGTGCAGTCCCGTCGATCCGCCGCTCGCGAAAGATCGGCATTCATCGGTTAAATACCTCGCCGATCAACCTGAGAACCGTTTGCGGTTTTATGTGCTTGCCCGCGACATTGGCGGCAGCACCGGTGACCCGGAATCATTCGTCCAGTGGTCCAAAGAACCCAATTGGTTGCCACCCCATCGATGGTTGATTCCATGGGGCAACTTCACCGCCGTGGTGGCAATCCTCATCGTTTTCGGCATGATCTTCGGGACGATTACCGATCAAGAAGATGCGGCACGGATGGGGATGTACGCGTTGATTGGCATTGCGGTGTTGAACCTGGCGATCGGCTCGTTTTTGCTCGGCCCCGTCGCGGCCATCTTTCAAATCGCGATGGCGTCCCGACGCAGCGTCAACGATTACGCCGAGCTCTTCGATGCGGCAAATTGGCTGCCAGAATCACCCACCGATCCCGCCGGACCGACCGCTCATATTCGCCGAACGTTGCTCAGTGACGACGAGGATTCCCATTCGGCTTCTCAGGGAATGCGTGAACTGGCCAAAATTGCTCGCATGGGCGGCCTAAAACAAACCGCATCCACGTTCTTGTTGTATCTGCCACTGCAAGCGTTTTGGTTGTGGGACGTCCGTGTGCTACGCCGACTGGAAGGTTGGAAGTCGCGTTACTCCAGCCAGATTCCCGAATGGTTTGATGCTCTCGGCGAACTCGAAGCTTTGATGTCGATCGCCGCCCTGCAACACGATTCACCGAATTGGTCCTCGCCACAGTGGCTCGAAGAGGAATCCACGATCGCGTTCCAAGGTCTCGGACACCCGTTGCTCAAAGACGAAGCACGGATCACCAACGATGTCACGATTGGTCCGACGGGTACGTTGCTGCTTGTCACCGGCAGCAACATGTCGGGCAAGAGCACCATGTTGCGAAGTGCTGGACTCAACGTCGCCCTGGCCATGGCCGGCGGACCGGTGTGTTGTCGACACATGAGCTTGCCGCCCGTCGAGATGGGAACCAGCATCCGAGTCAGTGATGACCTCAGCCAAGGCGTCTCGTATTACATGGCAGAACTGAATCGTCTGTCCGCCGTCGTTACGCATGCCCGGAAACTGGCCGAGCAACGTGCTGCTGGTTCCACCAATCGAATTCAGTTCTTCTTGCTCGATGAGATCCTGCAAGGAACCAACAGTCGCGAACGTCAGATCGCGGTCGCACGCGTGCTGCGGTTCCTAGTCGACGCAGGTGCGATCGGAGCCATCACGACGCACGACTTGGAACTCGCCGATGATCCGGAACTGATGAAACTCGCCCACACCGTTCACTTCCGCGAAACCATCACGCCCGACGCCAGCGGCGATGAACGAATGACATTCGACTACAAAATGCGCGACGGCGTGTCACCGACAACCAACGCCTTGCGACTGCTCGAAATCGTCGGCTTGGGCGAGAAGTGA
- a CDS encoding Gfo/Idh/MocA family protein, whose protein sequence is MNQNPSKRETATTNRRTVLKAVAGAAAMTPYFAWSPRSLADEIANDKINIGLIGAGGMGRGNLNSAKQWLNLVAIADADSSRAQQANDQFSDGKAAMHSDYRKVLERDDIKVVHIATPDHWHTKPLIEALYAGKDVYCEKPMTLTIDEGKLIRKVQKETGRIVQVGTQQRSTFDKFVKAMAIVNEGRLGKIHRVQAAIGGAPTSEALPVASPPEALDWDLWLGPAPKVDYRRSENGKQSNGHYEFRWWYEYSGGKLTDWGAHHVDICNWALKLNGQTEGPVSIGGSAQHPVEYKDGKPVQIDRYNTATAFQFNVAYPGGTEMIIRNDTRNGVLIEGEKGRIFVSRGNLSGKPVEDLADNPLPEDAISKVYKGLPVEHNERRAHWFNFLHCHREGLEPISDVHTHMEMLNVCHLAGISARLGRDLKWDNESEQIVGDDQANSMLARPYREGYEIEMG, encoded by the coding sequence TTGAACCAAAATCCATCCAAACGTGAAACCGCTACCACAAACCGCCGAACGGTTTTGAAAGCGGTCGCGGGTGCCGCGGCCATGACGCCTTACTTCGCTTGGTCGCCTCGTTCGTTGGCCGACGAAATTGCCAATGACAAGATCAACATCGGATTGATCGGTGCCGGCGGCATGGGACGCGGAAACCTCAACTCCGCCAAGCAATGGCTGAACTTGGTCGCCATCGCGGATGCCGATTCCAGTCGCGCTCAGCAAGCCAACGATCAATTCAGTGATGGCAAAGCCGCCATGCACTCGGATTATCGAAAGGTGCTGGAACGCGATGACATCAAAGTCGTTCACATCGCAACACCGGATCACTGGCACACCAAACCTTTGATCGAAGCACTGTACGCCGGCAAAGATGTCTACTGCGAAAAGCCGATGACATTGACGATCGACGAAGGCAAATTGATTCGCAAAGTTCAAAAAGAAACCGGGCGAATCGTTCAAGTCGGAACGCAACAACGCAGTACGTTCGACAAGTTCGTCAAAGCGATGGCGATCGTCAACGAAGGACGTCTCGGCAAGATCCATCGTGTGCAAGCGGCCATCGGCGGAGCTCCCACCAGCGAAGCCCTGCCCGTCGCCTCGCCACCCGAAGCGTTGGATTGGGACCTGTGGCTCGGCCCAGCACCGAAGGTCGACTACCGTCGTTCGGAGAATGGCAAGCAGTCCAACGGTCACTATGAATTCCGTTGGTGGTACGAATACTCCGGCGGCAAACTGACCGACTGGGGTGCTCACCACGTCGACATCTGCAACTGGGCATTGAAGCTGAACGGTCAAACCGAAGGCCCTGTCTCGATCGGTGGTTCAGCTCAACATCCCGTCGAATACAAAGACGGCAAACCAGTCCAGATCGATCGCTACAACACAGCGACCGCGTTTCAATTCAACGTCGCCTATCCTGGTGGCACTGAAATGATCATTCGCAACGACACCCGCAACGGCGTGTTGATCGAAGGGGAAAAAGGTCGCATCTTTGTCAGTCGCGGCAACCTATCGGGTAAACCAGTCGAAGACTTGGCGGACAACCCACTGCCCGAAGATGCAATTTCAAAGGTCTACAAAGGCTTGCCGGTCGAGCACAACGAACGTCGTGCTCATTGGTTCAACTTCTTGCACTGCCATCGCGAAGGACTCGAGCCCATCTCCGACGTGCACACGCACATGGAAATGCTCAACGTCTGTCACTTGGCCGGCATCTCGGCTCGATTGGGCCGCGATCTGAAGTGGGACAACGAAAGCGAGCAAATCGTGGGCGACGATCAAGCCAACTCGATGTTGGCTCGTCCGTACCGCGAAGGCTACGAAATCGAAATGGGCTAA
- a CDS encoding Gfo/Idh/MocA family protein codes for MQRRHFLAATAAASLATPALAQAKSDSLKAVAIGHTGRGDFGHGLDSIWKRLPDTELVAIADANPEGLKRAQQRLKVDRGYDDYRVMLDEIRPDIVAVCPRHVDQHHEMAMAAIQSGARGVYIEKPFVRTPAEADSLIAACKQHNAKIAIAHRNRYHPTLPLVRELIKDGEIGRLLEIRGRGKSDHRGGVEDLWVLGTHVLNLTHYLAGDPVSCSASLVQDGRLVKTSDIKEGREGLGLMAGNAVHARYQMKNGVVATFDSIANDGTENAGFGLRLIGSKGTIAIHIDKSPLAYLLPGNPFRTPTEPTAWIPITAAGIGKSEPREDLRQMVEHHGFPARDLVAAIREDRQPLCDASQGRTTVEMVCAVLESHRQNGAVVQFPLKHRDNPLSRF; via the coding sequence ATGCAACGACGACACTTTCTCGCCGCGACTGCAGCGGCCAGCCTCGCCACACCCGCTCTCGCCCAAGCGAAATCAGACTCACTCAAAGCGGTCGCGATTGGCCACACCGGTCGCGGCGACTTTGGTCATGGACTCGATAGCATCTGGAAACGATTGCCCGACACCGAACTGGTGGCCATCGCGGATGCCAACCCGGAAGGACTGAAACGAGCCCAACAGCGGCTCAAGGTGGATCGCGGCTATGACGACTACCGCGTAATGCTTGATGAAATTCGACCTGACATCGTGGCGGTGTGCCCGCGACACGTGGATCAGCATCACGAAATGGCAATGGCGGCGATCCAGTCCGGGGCCCGGGGCGTTTACATCGAGAAACCATTTGTTCGAACACCTGCGGAAGCAGACTCACTCATCGCCGCCTGCAAACAACACAACGCGAAAATCGCGATCGCTCATCGGAACCGATACCATCCCACGTTGCCGTTGGTACGTGAGCTGATCAAGGACGGCGAAATCGGACGCCTTCTCGAAATTCGTGGTCGAGGCAAGAGTGATCATCGCGGTGGCGTCGAAGATCTCTGGGTCTTGGGAACCCACGTCCTGAACCTGACGCACTATTTGGCGGGTGACCCGGTCTCTTGCTCAGCATCTTTGGTGCAAGACGGTCGGCTAGTTAAAACATCCGACATCAAAGAAGGTCGCGAAGGTCTGGGTCTGATGGCTGGCAACGCCGTGCATGCTCGCTATCAAATGAAAAATGGCGTCGTCGCGACGTTTGATTCCATCGCCAATGACGGCACCGAGAACGCAGGGTTTGGGCTGCGGCTGATTGGAAGCAAGGGCACAATCGCGATTCATATCGACAAGAGTCCGCTGGCGTATCTGTTGCCTGGCAATCCCTTTCGAACGCCAACCGAACCAACCGCCTGGATCCCCATCACCGCCGCGGGAATCGGCAAATCCGAACCGCGAGAGGATCTGAGACAAATGGTGGAACACCATGGATTCCCAGCTCGCGATTTGGTCGCCGCAATTCGCGAAGATCGCCAGCCACTTTGTGATGCCAGCCAAGGACGAACGACGGTCGAGATGGTTTGCGCCGTTCTCGAATCACACCGTCAAAACGGTGCCGTGGTGCAGTTTCCATTGAAACACCGCGACAACCCGCTTTCGCGTTTCTAA
- a CDS encoding radical SAM protein, translating to MAKRFAMETDKRLLAKAVWALGVKGLRSVHRHKRRLKRGEFFPPFLYLSVINSCNLRCQGCWVDVGAKQHKIELDAANRTIEQAKAMGNSFFGILGGEPFMHKDLLNLFEAHPDVYFQVFTNGHFITDEVAARLRKCGNVTPLISVEGSEIISDTRRGRDGVLNQTIAGIEAAVRNKLLVGVCTSVCKSNIDDLVRDKWVDRLIEMGVMYTWFHIYRPVGPEPNPQLALSSEEQRRVRQFVVDTRATKPIIVIDAYHDDAGNALCPAVTGFTHHVGPWGDIEPCPVIQLATESIHDSKPLKETFNESGFLRDFRELTAQNTRGCVIMERPDLLLELADKHGARDTTARGKVMEELRNVEPRRSQYQPGDEIPERSFVYRWAKKYAFNDFGTYGKHYQESQYRDPDQQPPKSSAGQPDSQLPVLN from the coding sequence ATGGCCAAACGATTCGCGATGGAAACCGATAAACGGTTGCTCGCCAAAGCAGTCTGGGCACTCGGTGTGAAAGGATTGCGAAGCGTCCATCGTCACAAACGACGACTCAAACGAGGCGAGTTCTTCCCGCCGTTTTTGTATTTGTCGGTCATCAACAGTTGCAACCTGCGCTGCCAAGGTTGTTGGGTTGACGTCGGGGCAAAGCAACACAAGATTGAACTGGACGCGGCCAATCGAACAATTGAACAAGCCAAAGCGATGGGCAACAGCTTCTTTGGCATCTTGGGCGGTGAACCGTTCATGCACAAAGATTTGCTGAATTTGTTCGAGGCCCATCCGGACGTTTACTTCCAAGTCTTCACCAACGGTCATTTCATCACCGATGAAGTCGCGGCGAGACTTCGCAAGTGCGGCAACGTCACACCGCTGATCAGCGTCGAAGGATCGGAGATCATCAGCGACACACGCCGCGGCCGTGATGGAGTTTTGAATCAAACCATCGCGGGTATCGAAGCCGCAGTTCGAAACAAGTTGCTGGTCGGTGTTTGCACCAGCGTTTGCAAATCAAACATCGATGATTTGGTTCGCGACAAGTGGGTCGATCGGCTGATCGAGATGGGCGTGATGTACACGTGGTTCCACATCTATCGACCGGTCGGTCCCGAGCCCAATCCGCAGTTGGCGTTGTCCAGCGAAGAGCAGCGACGCGTGCGACAGTTCGTGGTCGACACGCGAGCGACCAAGCCGATCATCGTCATCGATGCTTATCACGATGATGCTGGCAACGCGCTGTGTCCGGCGGTCACCGGTTTCACGCACCACGTGGGTCCTTGGGGGGATATCGAACCGTGTCCCGTGATTCAGTTGGCAACCGAATCGATCCACGACAGCAAACCGCTCAAAGAAACTTTCAACGAGTCTGGCTTCCTGCGTGACTTCCGCGAACTGACGGCCCAAAACACTCGCGGATGTGTGATCATGGAACGGCCTGATCTGTTGCTCGAATTGGCTGACAAGCACGGGGCGCGTGACACGACGGCTCGCGGAAAGGTGATGGAGGAACTTCGCAACGTCGAACCGCGACGCAGTCAGTATCAACCAGGGGACGAAATCCCTGAACGCAGCTTCGTTTATCGGTGGGCAAAGAAGTACGCGTTCAATGACTTTGGAACGTACGGCAAGCACTATCAAGAGAGCCAGTATCGCGATCCAGACCAACAGCCACCGAAGTCATCGGCGGGACAGCCCGATTCGCAATTGCCCGTGCTGAATTGA